The genomic stretch TTTCCCTGTCCGATGAACTCCCGCTCGAAGGCGTCGGCGAATCGGCGGAATCGCCGGTCGGATTCCGCCAGCCCCTCCTCTCCCACGATGGCCTCGAGACGGCGAAGTTCTCTCCCCTGTGCGTAGAAGGCGTACAGCTGGTCCGCGACCCCGCGGTGGTCCTCCCGCGTTTTCCCGGGCCCGATGCCGAGGTTCATCAAGCGCGAAAGGCTCGGGAGCACGTCGATGGGGGGGTAGACCCCGTTCCGGTGAAGCTCCCTGGACAGGACGATCTGTCCTTCCGTGATGTATCCCGTCAGGTCGGGGACGGGGTGCGTGATGTCGTCGTCGGGCATCGTCAGGATGGGAAGCTGCGTAACGGAACCGTTCTTCCCCCGGATGCACCCGGCGCGTTCGTAGATCGACGCGAGGTCGGTGTACATGTAGCCGGGGTAACTCCTGCGGCCCGGGATCTCCTCCCGCGCCGTGGCGATCTCCCGCAGGGCGTCGCAGTAATTGGTCATATCCGTGAGGATGACGAGGACGTCGAACCCGTGATCGAATGCGAGGTATTCGGCCGCCGTCAGCGCGAACCGGGGCGTGAGCAGACGCTCGATCGTGGCGTCGTCCGCGAGGTTCTGGAAAACGACGGTGTGCCCCGCCGCGCCGCTGTGCTCGAACTCATGCAGGAAGTACGACGCCTGTCGGAACGTGATCCCCATCGCCGCGAAGACGACGGCGAACTTTTCCCCGGAGGAGGACGGTCCGCGCCCTCCCGCGCCGGTCCCGGCCTGCCGAAGGATCTGGGCCGCGATCTCCCGGGCGGGCAGCCCCGCCGCCGAGAAGATGGGAAGTTTCTGGCCCCGGAGCAGGGTGTTCAGCCCGTCGATGGCGGAGATGCCCGTCACGATCGGGCGGGATGGCTTCTCCCTGGCGACCGGGTTGATCGGTGTGCCTCCGATATCCCTCCACATCTCGGGGACCACGGCCGGAAGCCCGTCGATGGGATTCCCCGCGCCGTCGAAGCAGCGGCCCAGGATATCGAGGGAGAGGGGCATGCGGGCCGGGGAGCCGGAGAAGCGGATGCGGGTGGAGAGGACGTCGATCCCGGTCGACTGCTCCAGGATCTGGACCAGCACGTAACGGTCCGAGAATTCGATCACCTGCCCCCGCCGGGAGGATCCGTCCGGAAGGAGGACCTCGACCATCTCCCCCATGGTGACCCGGCGCACCCCTTCCACGAAGACGAGGGGCCCCGCGACGGAATGGATGGTCCGGTATTCGCGCGTGACGAGGTCTATCGCTCTCTCCCCCTTTCGGTTTCGATCCGGGCGATCAGCGCGTCCACCGTCTCCCGGAACCCTTCCGCCGGCAGCTCCTTCATCCGCTCCAGC from Candidatus Deferrimicrobium sp. encodes the following:
- a CDS encoding V-type ATP synthase subunit B; protein product: MEGVRRVTMGEMVEVLLPDGSSRRGQVIEFSDRYVLVQILEQSTGIDVLSTRIRFSGSPARMPLSLDILGRCFDGAGNPIDGLPAVVPEMWRDIGGTPINPVAREKPSRPIVTGISAIDGLNTLLRGQKLPIFSAAGLPAREIAAQILRQAGTGAGGRGPSSSGEKFAVVFAAMGITFRQASYFLHEFEHSGAAGHTVVFQNLADDATIERLLTPRFALTAAEYLAFDHGFDVLVILTDMTNYCDALREIATAREEIPGRRSYPGYMYTDLASIYERAGCIRGKNGSVTQLPILTMPDDDITHPVPDLTGYITEGQIVLSRELHRNGVYPPIDVLPSLSRLMNLGIGPGKTREDHRGVADQLYAFYAQGRELRRLEAIVGEEGLAESDRRFRRFADAFEREFIGQG